In Mesotoga infera, a single window of DNA contains:
- a CDS encoding peptidoglycan glycosyltransferase: protein MRAGYISLFTEPDLPVVLGVNKIPALRGSIYDSKGRLLASDSIIYEAWLDLGYLRLATSSDQIERVLRNIELSYGIPYDILLENLQSTKNFLLLGTTPTNDEMQRKITPITKRYISLEMQRERLSFSEYGLDRILGKLDKGGVPLNGIELSYTKELSGKEDGLIRRTLTSTVREEPTNGSDIYLSIDIDIQKMLYEELHSTVEKNMADGGVALLVESKTGKILAYAGTYEWDVGLMGIFEPGSTIKPLIYSLALQSGSITETMTFNCDGRIQPVPGLDIIIRDTEGERHGIQTFREAIINSCNVATVQVGGQILNTLGKEEMYRQLNNIGFGRLSGVDLPGETPGILPKAKDWSLISPYQFPIGQGLGVNIFQMVKALNVFPAGGQFLTPTFIKAIRSNDGLVNIPKKVDGTLFSSQLVSTMLPIMESVVIEGTGTMAKVDGVRIAGKTGTAQKAGPGGYNEETYFSLFFGFFPVENPTYTMYIMIDTPKAGAYYGGFVAAPMFASVVRNLYGIGVEKEVYEGVYSWKMPDLGGYSLLDVKEVAEIYGIDKIVVHGSGEVINQCPEVGQPLLERIEVWLGALNNDL, encoded by the coding sequence GTGAGAGCGGGATATATATCGCTGTTCACTGAGCCCGATCTTCCGGTGGTTTTGGGTGTAAATAAGATCCCGGCGCTGAGAGGATCTATATATGATTCGAAAGGCAGACTTCTTGCCAGCGATTCAATAATCTACGAGGCATGGCTCGATCTGGGCTATCTAAGATTGGCAACTTCTTCTGATCAAATAGAGAGAGTGCTGAGAAATATTGAACTTTCCTACGGAATACCCTATGATATATTGCTCGAGAATCTTCAAAGTACGAAGAACTTCCTTCTTCTTGGAACGACACCGACTAATGATGAAATGCAGCGTAAGATCACACCTATCACGAAGCGATATATTTCCCTGGAGATGCAAAGAGAAAGATTGAGCTTCAGTGAATACGGACTTGATCGAATACTAGGAAAACTCGATAAAGGTGGAGTTCCACTGAATGGAATTGAACTGAGCTATACTAAAGAGTTGTCTGGTAAAGAGGATGGTCTTATAAGAAGAACCCTCACAAGTACAGTGAGGGAAGAGCCGACAAATGGAAGTGACATTTATCTCTCAATTGACATAGATATTCAGAAGATGCTCTATGAAGAACTACATTCAACCGTTGAGAAAAATATGGCAGATGGTGGTGTTGCCCTTCTCGTGGAAAGCAAAACGGGAAAGATTCTTGCATATGCCGGAACCTACGAATGGGATGTAGGTCTTATGGGAATATTTGAGCCAGGTTCTACGATTAAACCTCTTATCTACTCTTTGGCCCTCCAAAGTGGATCAATAACTGAAACGATGACTTTCAATTGTGATGGAAGAATTCAGCCAGTGCCAGGGCTTGACATAATTATTCGTGACACCGAAGGAGAGCGGCACGGGATTCAGACGTTCAGAGAGGCTATCATAAATTCATGCAACGTAGCTACTGTTCAGGTTGGAGGTCAAATACTCAACACTCTTGGCAAAGAAGAGATGTACAGACAACTCAATAATATCGGTTTTGGAAGGTTGTCCGGTGTTGATCTTCCCGGGGAGACTCCCGGTATCTTGCCAAAGGCCAAAGATTGGTCTCTAATTTCTCCTTATCAGTTTCCAATCGGTCAGGGGCTCGGAGTAAATATATTCCAAATGGTGAAGGCTTTAAATGTATTTCCTGCAGGCGGACAGTTCTTGACCCCCACTTTTATTAAAGCCATCAGGAGCAATGATGGTCTCGTGAATATTCCGAAGAAGGTAGATGGAACACTTTTTTCGTCACAGCTTGTCTCCACCATGCTCCCAATTATGGAAAGTGTTGTTATTGAAGGAACTGGAACAATGGCCAAAGTCGACGGAGTGAGAATTGCCGGAAAAACTGGTACAGCGCAAAAAGCTGGACCTGGTGGATATAACGAAGAGACTTACTTTTCTCTGTTCTTTGGTTTCTTTCCTGTCGAGAATCCAACATATACAATGTATATTATGATAGACACTCCAAAAGCTGGAGCCTACTATGGAGGATTTGTGGCTGCGCCGATGTTCGCTTCGGTGGTGAGAAATCTCTATGGAATTGGCGTTGAGAAGGAAGTCTATGAGGGGGTCTATAGCTGGAAAATGCCTGATTTGGGCGGATACTCGTTGCTTGATGTGAAGGAAGTTGCCGAAATCTATGGAATAGACAAAATCGTTGTTCATGGGTCAGGCGAAGTCATCAACCAGTGTCCAGAAGTGGGCCAACCTCTACTGGAAAGGATAGAGGTCTGGTTAGGAGCGCTGAACAATGATTTATGA